One Deinococcus sp. LM3 genomic region harbors:
- the deoD gene encoding purine-nucleoside phosphorylase, protein MSIHLNAEPGQIAETVLLPGDPLRAKHIAETFLTDPVLHNTVRGMHGYTGTYKGKRVSVQGTGMGIASSMIYVSELITQYGCKNLIRVGTAGSYQENVHVRDIVLAQAACTDSNINNIRFGAKNFAPIADFDLLMRAYQIARERGHTTHVGNIMSSDTFYHDDFDQYKIWADFGVLAVEMEAAGLYTLAAKHGVKALTVLTISDHLVTREETTAEERQLTFNAMIEIALDAALGE, encoded by the coding sequence ATGAGTATTCACCTGAACGCCGAACCGGGCCAGATTGCCGAGACCGTCCTCCTGCCGGGCGACCCGCTGCGCGCCAAGCACATCGCCGAGACCTTCCTCACGGACCCCGTCCTGCACAACACCGTGCGCGGCATGCACGGCTACACCGGCACGTACAAGGGCAAACGCGTCAGCGTGCAGGGCACCGGCATGGGCATCGCCAGCTCCATGATCTACGTCAGCGAACTGATCACGCAGTACGGCTGCAAGAACCTGATCCGCGTCGGCACCGCCGGCAGCTACCAGGAGAACGTGCACGTGCGAGACATCGTCCTGGCGCAGGCGGCCTGCACGGACAGCAACATCAACAACATCCGCTTCGGCGCTAAGAACTTCGCCCCCATCGCGGACTTCGACCTGCTGATGCGCGCCTACCAGATCGCCCGCGAGCGCGGCCACACCACGCACGTCGGGAACATCATGAGCAGCGACACCTTCTACCACGACGATTTCGACCAGTACAAAATCTGGGCGGACTTCGGCGTGCTGGCCGTCGAGATGGAGGCCGCCGGGCTGTACACCCTGGCCGCCAAGCACGGAGTGAAGGCCCTGACCGTCCTGACCATCAGCGACCACCTCGTCACCCGCGAGGAAACCACCGCCGAGGAACGCCAGCTGACCTTCAACGCCATGATCGAGATCGCCCTCGACGCCGCGCTGGGCGAGTAA